The Nostoc sp. NIES-3756 DNA window TGGCGTTGGCAGCTGAAATGTGAGAAACTACTGTGGCTTCGTTGTCATTAATCACAACATGTTGTGGATAATTTTGGAACTTAGAATAGCCCCTCTCGATACCAGCGATCGCACCACGCATGGTTTCTATTCCCTCAATATGACCGGCTAACTGTTCATCTACTACAACATTGTCATCAAACAGGGTTAACCAAGTATCCCAATCACCTGCATTAGCTGACTCGTAGTATTTATCAATCACTTCTCTAGTGTTCATAGTTGGTATGCAAACAATCAAAGGTTGGGAAACCCCGCCAATGGGGTAAGGGAGTCAACAATATAGGTTTCAATCACAGGCTTTTGGGTAAGAGGCGATCGCTTCACTACCCATCTTTGTGCAGCATCAAAAGCCAA harbors:
- a CDS encoding nuclear transport factor 2 family protein, with product MNTREVIDKYYESANAGDWDTWLTLFDDNVVVDEQLAGHIEGIETMRGAIAGIERGYSKFQNYPQHVVINDNEATVVSHISAANASGVPIEANVANYFRLQNGKIAYMANFHDTRPFDPFVNQQLN